One Drosophila teissieri strain GT53w chromosome X, Prin_Dtei_1.1, whole genome shotgun sequence genomic window, ATGCTTAACAAAGCAACACAAAGGCAAAACacgaaacacaaaacacaaaacgaGGGAACATGGACACTGGGTGGGGAAAGAAGACAGCTCCTCGCTGTTCCAGCTTTTTAGTTGCTAttcatatttgtataaataattgagcaattctataaatatttgatggcTAGACAAAAgagttgcgagttgcgagTTGTGAGCTGCGCCCTCGTatccgcatccgtatccgtatccgcatCCATATCCGTATCCGttccatttcgtttcgtttcgtttcgctcCCAGTCgcttgcttgtgtgtgtgtgtgtgtgtgtgtgtaagtatctgtgtgttggGCCTGATTTCCCGTTCAATTAAAGCTGCCAAAGGGGATCCTTTGGCCCCGCCCGCCACCTTCCGTCGCCTTCCGTCGCCGGGAAAGTAACAAGTGCAGCTGGAGCAAAAGGGTTGTCAGCTTACTTCATTCAGGATGGATGGAGGACGAGCGAGGACTTTAATTAGAGGTAGCTTTAAATACACTTCTTATGGCGTGAGTGGAAAACCTCGCAAACCTCGCAAATTGGGTCCTGATTACAATGATAATGATGCGCCTGCTAATGATGGTGTTTAAGATAATGCCATTTACATAAGTGGTTGCATGCACAGATGCCagatttgtgtttatttatctTTCGGTTGGGGTTCCAGTTAAAGCCCACTAACTTCTCCAACTTTCTACTTAATCGCAGAAGTATAATGATATGAACTTGTAGTTGGAAAGTTGGAAAGTTATCTTTGGTGAGGTGATGATTGGCCATGTTGatttcgtatttattattcatagAGACGACTTTGAAGatcatgtacatatgtatatatttataaaccaCTGATACTGtcatattttgtatatctttgctttttttctgatattatacatatatgtaaatataaaaccCACTTGCGCTGCTAAATGTTTTAATCGAGTTCGTTTCCATTCCAATGCTATTTAGGAAAATCCTTTTTCTCGACAGATGCACCACTCGATGGACCAGCTGGACATGCTGGATCCGACGGGCTCGATGACCACACTGGCGCCCATCTCGGAGTCGCCGCTGACGCCCACACACCAACACCTGCACGGTTCCTATCACAGCATGAATCACATGATGAGCCACCACCATCCGGGCACGTTAAGTGGCCACACGGGGGGTAAGTGATGCAGTGCCTCCGAGAAGGCGCAACTTTCTAACATCTGTCCATCTGTCGGACATCCGCAGGACATCATGGACACTCGGCGGTACATCATCCTGTTATcacggcggcggtggctgcCGCTGGCCTGCATCCCGACACAGATACCGATCCTCGCGAGCTGGAGGCGTTTGCGGAGCGCTTCAAGCAGCGGCGCATCAAGCTGGGTTAGTTGTTTGCCcttaaatgttaattagctCGCAATTAACGCGTAATCACAATGAATCACAAATGAACTCAACACACCCACTATTGTGATAAATGACAGGTGTCACGCAGGCGGACGTGGGCAAAGCCCTGGCCAATCTCAAGTTACCTGGCGTCGGAGCGCTGTCGCAGAGCACGATCTGTCGATTCGAGAGCCTGACCCTGTCCCACAACAACATGATCGCCCTGAAGCCCATCCTGCAGGCGTGGctcgaggaggccgaggcgCAGGCGAAAAACAAGCGGCGCGATCCGGATGCGCCCAGTGTCCTGCCGGCGGGCGAAAAGAAAAGGTAGAAAGTGTTTTAATTGATGCGGTAGCGTAGCCCAGCCTGTCCCCCCCCCCACTGCTCCTCATCCTCTGtccccatccgcatcccctTATGACcaccatgcccatgcccataaCCCAGAGCACCCTGCTCCAGCATCTGAGCGCGAACTAATTGGCCAGACACCAAAAAACAGCCAGAGATGCGGGTCTAAATGTGGGACCAAGACCAGCTCACGTGCGATAGCCCATAATCGAATTTAGgtgtacaaattatttatcaaTGATGTGGCACAgtcaattaataaataatgcatttcGGTAACAGGTGCATTGCATTTGCTTGAAACAAAGTAGTAAAGTTGCTAACGTAGCGCCATCTAGCGATGAAGTTTACTTCCACTCCACCGAGCGCATGTGGCGCCATCTGCCGCTCGTTTTTTAAGGATTGCATTGCAATTGCTTCAAATCTATTTAAAAACATctataaattcattaataaaatcatttataattatttaaattatgatttAGCTGTAGTAACCGCTctaaatttttgaaaatattatttactttgttatttatgtatatttatattttgaaagcgtattatttttgattaacGATTATGGGGTATCGCCAGGCACATTAAGGCCACACATTAGGACTTTTCGCATTGATCGATCGTAGTATCAGAGCACCACCATTATCTCACCATATCTACCGATACCGAATACCGACATCCGACATCCGACTTCCGACTTCCGACTACCGATCGTCCCGCAGTTTAGGGCCCCGCTTCTAAAGTAATCTATATCGAGTCTTTTTTCAAGAAAAAGGACTTCCATTGCGGCACCTGAAAAGCGTTCCCTGGAAGCCTACTTCGCCGTCCAGCCGAGGCCATCCGGTGAGAAAATCGCAGCGATTGCCGAAAAGCTGGATTTGAAGAAAAACGTGGTGCGCGTCTGGTTCTGCAATCAAcgtcaaaaacaaaaacgtatGAAATTTGCCGCTCAACAACACTGACAATCAAATAATACAGCCACACAATTAGGTATAGTTAGTAGTGTAACACCCTCAATGACTGGCCACGGTTCGGCGGGATTTGGATACTGATAGTCGTTTATgacggcagcggcggcggtaaacacggcagcggcagcggcggcaggaGCGGCACATGCGACACTGGgaacggcggcggcggcggcagcggcgacATCGGCCTGTCTGGGCGACTATTATCTGTAGTTATCTGTATCGgcttctggattctggatacTGGTTCTGATCCGATCCGATACCgatcctgctcctgatcctgctcctgcaccTGCTCCTGATCCTCGTACATATAGTATTCTTCGcaacggcggcagcagcaccaccaccaccaccaacaacatcaCAACCACAAGggcaaccacaaccacaaccacaacaacaataaccacGACGATGACCACTTCGCTCCATGTCTTTCACTCAGTAACCAAGCAGCAGCGGCCAGAaaaaatactaataataatagcagCATTACACAGAACTATAACATTTATATACACCTTCTCCTCaactatatactcgtatatcccCCGATTCTTAAGCCCCCCCCTCCTACGATCATTCAGAAAGAGAAAGCCCAAGAATCGAAAGCTGACAAATGGAGAAAACTAGAGCATTACCCAAGTAAACACATCGTTTGCGAATAACACAACCAATGAGAATGCAAATTGAATACCAAGAAATACAAGAATTTTTTTAGGAACGAATAATGAAACAATGGACCAACATATCAAAtgcaataatttattgaattgtaTAAGAACAAAGGTGAGTGGGTAATTATGCTATCTATTACATTATATTGGTTTTAACTGAGTTGCTTATTAGTCAGTgattactatatatatgtatataaagtaAAACCTAGAATTAAATtagtataattttttatttatttcataaaaagGATATATAGTTTTGagtaattataaaatatggaaatatgtTCTATACAATTGAAAACCTTTATTCTGTTACTCAAtcacaaataataaatcaacTAAATTGGCGGTATTTAAACGAGAATAAATTGAGCTAACTAAGCCATTTATTGGTATCCTTTTTAATCTCCTCTTTtcaggaaaaaaaaacgagcaaaaagcggtgaacaaattgaaatgataAATCAATTGAACACGGGCCTTCCCCTCCAAAACGAGAAACGAGAACCCCCAACTGCTACTGCCCAACAACAAGGATACACAGGACattacacgcacacactgacacacaactaaacacacacacgcacagacagacacacagacagacacagacagacacagacacagagaCAGACACAGAGAGACACACAAAGACCAAAAGAATGCCAAGAAATTGCTTCAAGTGATCCGATAATAAGAATCTAAGCTTATAAATCTAAGGAAAAGGCAAAATGAATGTGGACGAGCTGGGGAAGAGGTAAAAACCatggacaacagcagcaacatcagcaacatgAGTTCCATGTTGcatgcagcaagcagcaagcagcactTGCAACCATCACTACACTGACAAACCCGCACACATGCCCCCTGCCCCCAAAAAACAGAAGCGCTATGCACTAGCCACTgtatatatgctatatacatatagggAACTTTGATTCGATTGTAAATACCGCAGCTATATACgcaacacccacacacacccactcacacacacacacacacacacacatcaactGTAGCCAAAGGAAACCAGAAACAAAACGATTTTCAGCTAGCTTACAGTAGACATCCCATAAGTAATCCGTACACCCCAATCCCAGCTCCCAAATTCCTAATCCGTAGTCCCGAtccaaagaagaaaaaaacctGGATTTCCCCCCGccaaagaagaaaagaaaaagcaacacacactcgccccaaaaagcaaacagctAAGTAAAAAGCAGCTAAGCAAaggcataatttaattttttttgtctaaTTATAAGTAAACTAATGCAAGAACGATATCATCAAGGAgataaacagaaacagaaacaaaagcaaaaaaccaacaaatgtTAGCAGCAACTGGAGATATTGCAacgaatttaaaatgttgccaaACTAAACTTAACTAATGCAGAAGGGGAAACCTAAGatcacatataaatataaaaacaaaagcaaaaaacaaacaactctATGACAACTATgaattacatataaatatatagtatatatataaagaattttaaaaaaattatatactatacataacttttttttgttttttttttattgtataatTTAGCACATTTCATAGTTCTAACTAGACTTGTACATATAAAAACGAAGAAGTATAAAGGTATcggataaatatatatatatacataaatatatatatatatatagagtgCGTGTGAGTGATTTTGAATGAGTAGCCATAAaagagaaaaccaaaaaaaagaaaaggaaaaacacgaaaaaccAAACTCAAGCGCGAAattcaataataattttaaacgaaagctaaataaaataaaataacaaatagtTTTGTatcgaatgggaatggaacACTAAATCAAGAAAAGCCCAACATTTTGCCGACAAATTAGTGCATAAACAATGTAAACCAATTAAAGAACGTCAAATTTTTTtcataaaaccaaaaaccaaaacaaaatgcgcataataatatttataaaaaattataatacatACCATTGATAACGGTACATGCCCAAGCTCATAactacatttaaatttaattttagtaGTTTCTAGACACAAGAAATACTGTAGCATGAAAATCAATTGATTGCAGCGCTCGAGTGCTGGCGGAgatatataagtaaataataaaaatgcagcgaagagcaacaaaaagtaagaaaaCCAATTTCGACTTCTAAATGGGTTGAAGGTTGACTTTGAAGGGGACTTTTGATTGGCAAACAGTACAGTACATCTCcgaattaaacaattaaacaagGCGCGTGTAACCAATACATTTATTGGGTTAAATCAGTTTGGCCATTTGTACAGCCCCCAATTGGCCACAAACGACGCTGCTTATGCATATCTGATCTCGTCCCGAAGAACAGTAGAATATCTTATCATAGCGGGAGGCTTAGTGGGGCGTCCAGGTGGTGGTCTAGACCACCTTGTAGCGACCCTTGTTAAAGACGTGATGGGCAGAGCTGAGCTtgagcagctcctccttgATGAGCCGCGTGATCTCGCGCTTGGCCTTCTGCACGGCCAGTTCGCTGCAGCTCTCGATGGCCAGGTAGAGCTTCCGCTCGCCATCCGGCGGATTCTTGCCCTGCGGCACGTACGTGCCGCGCACGGTGAGACCCGCCTCCGAGTACTCGGATATCTGGGCGAGTGCCTCCTTGGACGTGACCTTCCAGCGCGCCTGCTGCGGGAAATCGTTgatctccagctcctcctcgtaTTTGGTAAACGAGTTGGTTGTGCCGCCCATCAGCGGGCCCAGTCCCTCCTCATCTTCCTTGGGCTGGTAGTTCAGCTTGTTGTTCAGCTTGGCGGCCATCTGCTCGGCCACCGTGCGAGCGGTCAGCAGGGGTGCGGCGGCTCCCGTGACATGCGTTCCCTTGAGCAGGGGTTCCACAGTGACCACAGTGCCCTTGGTGTCCAGgttcttgctgctgttgatcTTGGAGGCCAGTCGTTTGGCCAGCTCCAGTTTGTCAGAGCTCAGAGCACCGCCCACGGCCACACTTGGAACACCACCGGCTGCGGAAGCCGAGGCCGCCGCAATGGCAAtattggcagcagcagcagctgccgccgcttGCGCCGCCGCCGAGGCCAGTGCCGGATTACCTCCAGAaactgccgcagcagcagcggctgcagccgcagcagccgccgccgcagccgtGGCCGCGGCCGAAGTATCTTTAACCGTGCGCTTGGCCGCAAAGATTTGCTCAATCTGCTGGTCGATGTCCTGCTCGATGTCCTCCTCATCATCGGAATCGGCCAGTCCCAGGGCCGCCTTCTGCAGCTTCTTGCTCTCCTTGACGGCATTGAACTCCTGCTCGTCGAACTTGAAGCCCTTGCCGCTGAAACCGCCGCCCGTGTGCACCGTCTTGCCCTCGGCCTCCTGGAGCGCCTTGTACTCCGTCCACAGCGTCTGCAGCTCGGCGGGGATCAGTGTGCCTGATAAGTCCAGGGCGCGGATAATGTCGCCGGCATAGCGCGATTGTTCCGGTGTGATGAACGTGTAGGCGCTACCCTTTTTGCCCGCTCGACCGGTGCGACCACATCTGGGAAAGAAAAAGGTAGACACATTATAGTGGCATAGCCCACGCAGTTTTGAATAAAAGAACTCACCTGTGAACATAGTCCTCGTAGTGATTAGGCACATCGTAGTTGACCACCAGTATGAGATCCTTAACATCCAGGCCACGCGCCGCCACCGAGGTAGCAATCAACAGGCGCACCTTGCCCGACTTGAAGTCGATGATGGTGGAGTCGCGATCGAACTGATCGATGCCGCCGTGCAGGCTCATGCAGGGATACGATGCCTTCATGAGGTCGCGCAGCAGGATGTCGGCGTTCTCCTGCTTGTCTACAAACACAATGATGCTGCCCGCCTCCTGGTAGATGCCCAGCAGTTCCAACAGCTTAAAGAACTTGGCATCGTCGTTGAGAATGACCACATTCTGTTCGACATCTTTGCACACCACCGAACGACCGCCGACGATCACCTCGATGGGCTTCTTGAGGATGCGTCTGGCCAGCGCCTCCATTTGCCGCGGAAACGTGGCGCTGAACATGACCGTCTGGCGATCCGGTCGCACATTGTCGATGATGCGCATCACCTGCGGCTCGAAGCCCATGTCGAACATGCGATCTGCCTCGTCCAAGACGACATAGGTGACGCGACGCAGGTTCGTCACACGTCCGGAATTCGCCGCCAGCATGTCGATCATGCGACCCGGCGTGCACACAATTATCTCGGCGCCGCGCTTCAGTTCGGCAATCTGCTCGGAGATCCCCGTGCCGCCGTAAACACAAACTGGCCGCAGGCCCAGCGACTTGCTAAACTTGCGGATGTCCTTGCCAATCTGCATGCAGAGTTCGCGCGTGGGCGCCATTATGATCGCGATAGCGCCGTCGCCATCCTCCAGGCTCGGCTGGTCCAGAATGTGCCTAAACATTGGTAAAATGAATGCCAACGTCTTGCCACTGCCAGTTTTAGCAATACCTATCAGATCCCGTCCGGACATGATGGCCGGTATGGCCTGGCACTGGATGGGCGTGGGCTTCTCGAAGCCCAGCCGTCGCAGCACGTCCATCTCTTTCTTGCTGACGCCGCACTGCGCCCAGGTCTGGGGAGGATTGCAGAAAGAGGATTATCATTTAGGGTAGACTTTGTGGCAAACGGGAAAACGGGAATAGCTATGCGACTGAACTAAGCACTTCGTGTAAACGCTCCACGCACAAAACACGCACACGATCTATATCTAGTGGAACTCACCTTGATGGGCTTTGGACAGCCTTTGCCCTTCACCTGGATGCCCTCAAGGTCGGAGCGGTACTTCTCCACATCGCCGGCGGTCATGCGACTCAGTTCCGGCACCTCGACGTAGAAATTCTTGCGGAAGGGCGCATACGTAACCGAGGAATGATcgatcttggccagctccttgCGGTGCTTCATCGCCAAGTTAACGGCCGTGTCACGTATGTCCTCCAGTTCGTCCTCGCTGGAGTATTCCAAGCTGTCCATGTTTTGTTCTATCAGCTCGCCCTTCTTCAATGTGGTCGCCTTCTTTTTGGCCACTCCCGTGAGGATGACGACACCCTGCGCTTTGGTGGGTGGATTGACGAAATTGTTCACACGTCGCATCTCGTTGTTCACCTCCTGCATGTAGGCATCCAGTGGATCAATGTCGTCTTCAGGCTCGGCTTCGGGTTGCGGCTTCTCTTCCACTTCCGGTTCCGCTTTGGCATCCACTTGCGGCTGTTCCGGTGCCATCATGCTCTTCTCCTCTGCTGCGACGGTGGGCTCCTCAACGATCTCCATTTTGACTGCGACTGGTTCGGGTTCCTTTTTGATCTCCTTTTTGGTGTCCACCGGCGGTGGCTCCTTCTTGATCTCCCCCTCGGTTTTGGTGGCCAGGCCAATGCCCAACTTGCCAAATGATTTGCTAAAGGTGGGGCGCTTAACGGGCGAGAACTTCGACTCGACCACGTCATCGTCGAAGCGCTTGCGTATGCTGTGGAACTTGGAGGGCGGCGAGTCGGGTTCGGCGTCCTTCTTCCCGCTGTCCAGCGGCGGAGCGGGATTGCTGTCGTCCTCCTCGGACTCGTCCTCCAGACTCCATTTCTTTGCGGACTTGACCACCGCCGGCGCCACGACGGCCGCCTTGGTGTCCCGCTTGCGTTCCGCGCGCCAGCGTTCGATTCGCTCGCGCCGCTTGATCATCTCCTGCTCCAGAcggcgctgctgctcctccttgtcgatctcctccacctcctcgtcGGAGGAGCTGGTCGAGGGCACTGGTATGATAAGCGGAGCTGCTGCGGTCGCTCGCCTGCCGTCCGATTCCTTTTCTCGCTGGCGATCACGCTCGCGATCCTTGTCCCGTTCCCGCTCCTTGTCCTTCTCGCGCTCCCGATCCTTCTCCCGTTGCCGATCGCGATCCCGATCACGGTCACGATCCTTGTCCAGGCGCCTGTAATGGGGCGAACTAAAAAGAGGTTGTCTTTAGCGGATGTATGTCCCATTTTGCCCTTTTTATATTCAAATACTCGAAAGAGACTTTTGGCTGAATTCTGGAAACTTTCTGCAGTTCGAAATGCAATTTGGATAATTGAAAAGGAAGTTCAGGAGGGTAAATCTGTTTGTTGGGGTGCTAGCATTTGAATCTTTTTGCAGTTTGTAGAGGGAATCGCATGCTTACTTGTCCTTCTCGTAATCCTTCGACCTGGAACGCTTCCTCCGCTTCTCGTCGCGTCTTCCACGATCGCTGATCATGTCCTTGCCGCGCTTCCGGTCATCACGCATGTTCCGGGAGCCAgcaccgcctccgccgccgccggcgCCACCGCCATTCCTGGACTTGCCCATGTCATAGTCGCGACTGCGACTGTCGTGCCGGTTGTCCCGCTCCCGATCCCTGTCGCGCTCTCGGTCCCGGTCGCGCTCCCTCTCCCGATCCCGGTCGCGCTCTCTGTCCCGATCGCGTCTTTGCGGGAGAATAAAGCGATTAGTTCACCTGTAATCAATCAATTTGATGGGCCAAAACTTACCCGGAACTTTTCGACATGGCGGTTTCTTTGGGTTACTGGTCGCCGGTTTGGCGCTGCCACGCCTCCAAATCACGGACGGTGCTGGATATGCGCAGTTCCCACTGCCTTTAGTTACCCAAACACGCCACGCAGCACAATGCAGTTGTTTTTATACAGTTATTAGCGAATTTTCATTAGCAACATTTCACAAAATACAACTTATTAAACGTTAGAGATCGCACAAGGGCCAATCAAAGTTATCGATTACAGGTACAGCTCTATTACGCTCTGTTACGGTGCACTCGTCACTGTTAAATAGCAGGGCTGCCCGCCTACATGCGAACCACTAGTTCGCTGCCAATCGGCGTTGCCACTCCGCTGGCACACGTGTTGAGCGCATAAACAAATTCTTGATTAGAATTCAGTCTAAGTCTCCGACAAACAATTACCAGAATTTGCTGCCATGCCGCCGGACATCGAGATCATAGTGGGCACCTACGAGGAGTACCTGCTGGGCTACCAGCTCATCGAATCGTCGGATGACGGCGATGCCGGAAAACTGCAGCTCAAACAGACTTTTGCGGACAGATCCCATGCAGGATCCATTAAATCGGTGGCCGTGCAGGGACCTTGGGTGGCCAGTGGCGGCAGCGATGACAGGATCTTCGTGTACGACATGCGCACGCGGAAACAGTGCCAGATCCTACTCTCCCACACCGGCACAGTGAACACACTGCAATTCTCGCCGGACCTGACGCACTTGCTCTCCGGGAGCACCGATGGCCATATGATCGCCACACGCGTTGGCAGCTGGACCAGGGAGGGCGATTGGAAGAAGGCCCATGCCGGCCAGGCCGTCACCCACATAAGTATCCATCCCAGCAGCAAGTTGGCCTTATCTTTGGGCGGCGACCAGGTGCTGAACACCTGGAATCTGGTCAAGGGCCGCGTCGCCTACAAGACCAATTTGAAGAGCAAGACGACGCTGGGTAGCCAAC contains:
- the LOC122625196 gene encoding inhibitory POU protein isoform X3, whose product is MTMSMYSTTDKMKMSAPSCFPGRYSPSYRSSEQMRRCMPNPSSRLLEDASLLCNSWSARQNGDIFAGINDGILSRAEALAAVDIQKHQAQHVHSQMPSQIKHDVMYHHHSMSGPPQRPLQMHHSMDQLDMLDPTGSMTTLAPISESPLTPTHQHLHGSYHSMNHMMSHHHPGTLSGHTGGHHGHSAVHHPVITAAVAAAGLHPDTDTDPRELEAFAERFKQRRIKLGVTQADVGKALANLKLPGVGALSQSTICRFESLTLSHNNMIALKPILQAWLEEAEAQAKNKRRDPDAPSVLPAGEKKRTSIAAPEKRSLEAYFAVQPRPSGEKIAAIAEKLDLKKNVVRVWFCNQRQKQKRIVSSVTPSMTGHGSAGFGY
- the LOC122625196 gene encoding inhibitory POU protein isoform X5, with the protein product MTMSMYSTTDKMKMSAPSCFPGRYSPSYRSSEQMRRCMPNPSGDIFAGINDGILSRAEALAAVDIQKHQAQHVHSQMPSQIKHDVMYHHHSMSGPPQRPLQENPFSRQMHHSMDQLDMLDPTGSMTTLAPISESPLTPTHQHLHGSYHSMNHMMSHHHPGTLSGHTGGHHGHSAVHHPVITAAVAAAGLHPDTDTDPRELEAFAERFKQRRIKLGVTQADVGKALANLKLPGVGALSQSTICRFESLTLSHNNMIALKPILQAWLEEAEAQAKNKRRDPDAPSVLPAGEKKRKRTSIAAPEKRSLEAYFAVQPRPSGEKIAAIAEKLDLKKNVVRVWFCNQRQKQKRIVSSVTPSMTGHGSAGFGY
- the LOC122625196 gene encoding inhibitory POU protein isoform X7 gives rise to the protein MTMSMYSTTDKMKMSAPSCFPGRYSPSYRSSEQMRRCMPNPSIHISSSCDSLEGDIFAGINDGILSRAEALAAVDIQKHQAQHVHSQMPSQIKHDVMYHHHSMSGPPQRPLQMHHSMDQLDMLDPTGSMTTLAPISESPLTPTHQHLHGSYHSMNHMMSHHHPGTLSGHTGGHHGHSAVHHPVITAAVAAAGLHPDTDTDPRELEAFAERFKQRRIKLGVTQADVGKALANLKLPGVGALSQSTICRFESLTLSHNNMIALKPILQAWLEEAEAQAKNKRRDPDAPSVLPAGEKKRKRTSIAAPEKRSLEAYFAVQPRPSGEKIAAIAEKLDLKKNVVRVWFCNQRQKQKRIVSSVTPSMTGHGSAGFGY
- the LOC122625196 gene encoding inhibitory POU protein isoform X1, whose amino-acid sequence is MTMSMYSTTDKMKMSAPSCFPGRYSPSYRSSEQMRRCMPNPSIHISSSCDSLESRLLEDASLLCNSWSARQNGDIFAGINDGILSRAEALAAVDIQKHQAQHVHSQMPSQIKHDVMYHHHSMSGPPQRPLQMHHSMDQLDMLDPTGSMTTLAPISESPLTPTHQHLHGSYHSMNHMMSHHHPGTLSGHTGGHHGHSAVHHPVITAAVAAAGLHPDTDTDPRELEAFAERFKQRRIKLGVTQADVGKALANLKLPGVGALSQSTICRFESLTLSHNNMIALKPILQAWLEEAEAQAKNKRRDPDAPSVLPAGEKKRTSIAAPEKRSLEAYFAVQPRPSGEKIAAIAEKLDLKKNVVRVWFCNQRQKQKRIVSSVTPSMTGHGSAGFGY
- the LOC122625196 gene encoding inhibitory POU protein isoform X12 produces the protein MTMSMYSTTDKMKMSAPSCFPGRYSPSYRSSEQMRRCMPNPSIHISSSCDSLESRLLEDASLLCNSWSARQNGDIFAGINDGILSRAEALAAVDIQKHQAQHVHSQMPSQIKHDVMYHHHSMSGPPQRPLQENPFSRQMHHSMDQLDMLDPTGSMTTLAPISESPLTPTHQHLHGSYHSMNHMMSHHHPGTLSGHTGGHHGHSAVHHPVITAAVAAAGLHPDTDTDPRELEAFAERFKQRRIKLGVTQADVGKALANLKLPGVGALSQSTICRFESLTLSHNNMIALKPILQAWLEEAEAQAKNKRRDPDAPSVLPAGEKKRTSIAAPEKRSLEAYFAVQPRPSGEKIAAIAEKLDLKKNVVRVWFCNQRQKQKRIVSSVTPSMTGHGSAGFGY
- the LOC122625196 gene encoding inhibitory POU protein isoform X2, whose product is MTMSMYSTTDKMKMSAPSCFPGRYSPSYRSSEQMRRCMPNPSSRLLEDASLLCNSWSARQNGDIFAGINDGILSRAEALAAVDIQKHQAQHVHSQMPSQIKHDVMYHHHSMSGPPQRPLQMHHSMDQLDMLDPTGSMTTLAPISESPLTPTHQHLHGSYHSMNHMMSHHHPGTLSGHTGGHHGHSAVHHPVITAAVAAAGLHPDTDTDPRELEAFAERFKQRRIKLGVTQADVGKALANLKLPGVGALSQSTICRFESLTLSHNNMIALKPILQAWLEEAEAQAKNKRRDPDAPSVLPAGEKKRKRTSIAAPEKRSLEAYFAVQPRPSGEKIAAIAEKLDLKKNVVRVWFCNQRQKQKRIVSSVTPSMTGHGSAGFGY
- the LOC122625196 gene encoding inhibitory POU protein isoform X4 translates to MTMSMYSTTDKMKMSAPSCFPGRYSPSYRSSEQMRRCMPNPSIHISSSCDSLEGDIFAGINDGILSRAEALAAVDIQKHQAQHVHSQMPSQIKHDVMYHHHSMSGPPQRPLQENPFSRQMHHSMDQLDMLDPTGSMTTLAPISESPLTPTHQHLHGSYHSMNHMMSHHHPGTLSGHTGGHHGHSAVHHPVITAAVAAAGLHPDTDTDPRELEAFAERFKQRRIKLGVTQADVGKALANLKLPGVGALSQSTICRFESLTLSHNNMIALKPILQAWLEEAEAQAKNKRRDPDAPSVLPAGEKKRTSIAAPEKRSLEAYFAVQPRPSGEKIAAIAEKLDLKKNVVRVWFCNQRQKQKRIVSSVTPSMTGHGSAGFGY
- the LOC122625196 gene encoding inhibitory POU protein isoform X11; this translates as MTMSMYSTTDKMKMSAPSCFPGRYSPSYRSSEQMRRCMPNPSIHISSSCDSLESRLLEDASLLCNSWSARQNGDIFAGINDGILSRAEALAAVDIQKHQAQHVHSQMPSQIKHDVMYHHHSMSGPPQRPLQENPFSRQMHHSMDQLDMLDPTGSMTTLAPISESPLTPTHQHLHGSYHSMNHMMSHHHPGTLSGHTGGHHGHSAVHHPVITAAVAAAGLHPDTDTDPRELEAFAERFKQRRIKLGVTQADVGKALANLKLPGVGALSQSTICRFESLTLSHNNMIALKPILQAWLEEAEAQAKNKRRDPDAPSVLPAGEKKRKRTSIAAPEKRSLEAYFAVQPRPSGEKIAAIAEKLDLKKNVVRVWFCNQRQKQKRIVSSVTPSMTGHGSAGFGY
- the LOC122625196 gene encoding inhibitory POU protein isoform X13, which produces MTMSMYSTTDKMKMSAPSCFPGRYSPSYRSSEQMRRCMPNPSSRLLEDASLLCNSWSARQNGDIFAGINDGILSRAEALAAVDIQKHQAQHVHSQMPSQIKHDVMYHHHSMSGPPQRPLQENPFSRQMHHSMDQLDMLDPTGSMTTLAPISESPLTPTHQHLHGSYHSMNHMMSHHHPGTLSGHTGGHHGHSAVHHPVITAAVAAAGLHPDTDTDPRELEAFAERFKQRRIKLGVTQADVGKALANLKLPGVGALSQSTICRFESLTLSHNNMIALKPILQAWLEEAEAQAKNKRRDPDAPSVLPAGEKKRTSIAAPEKRSLEAYFAVQPRPSGEKIAAIAEKLDLKKNVVRVWFCNQRQKQKRIVSSVTPSMTGHGSAGFGY
- the LOC122625196 gene encoding inhibitory POU protein isoform X6; translation: MTMSMYSTTDKMKMSAPSCFPGRYSPSYRSSEQMRRCMPNPSGDIFAGINDGILSRAEALAAVDIQKHQAQHVHSQMPSQIKHDVMYHHHSMSGPPQRPLQENPFSRQMHHSMDQLDMLDPTGSMTTLAPISESPLTPTHQHLHGSYHSMNHMMSHHHPGTLSGHTGGHHGHSAVHHPVITAAVAAAGLHPDTDTDPRELEAFAERFKQRRIKLGVTQADVGKALANLKLPGVGALSQSTICRFESLTLSHNNMIALKPILQAWLEEAEAQAKNKRRDPDAPSVLPAGEKKRTSIAAPEKRSLEAYFAVQPRPSGEKIAAIAEKLDLKKNVVRVWFCNQRQKQKRIVSSVTPSMTGHGSAGFGY